The genomic window TATTTCCAGCGCCTGCAGGCGGTCGATGCCGGCATTCTCAATTTCATCAATCAATACAACCGGCGCGTTGCTGATTATGGCAACGTCCGCGACCATCAACGCCCGGGACTGCCCGCCGCTCAGCTGCGTCAAGTTCGTCGAAAAAGTTACCGGTTCGCCAGACAAATGGTTGGTTATGGCCAGCACTTCCTCAATTGTTTGAGCAGGCTCCCGGATGCCCCTCACCTGGGCATGCATTAACAGAAACTCTTCTATAGACATATCGATCACGAAATTCATATTCTGCGATACCTGGGCAATCAAGTAACGCAAAGATCTTTTATCTTTATTCTTATTTGCCGGCTGATTATTAATTAAGACGCTCCTGCCGGTCAATGTTTCTTCCTCGGCATACTGCTCGATATCGGATATTAATTGTGTTTTGCCGGAACCGGTCGGCCCGACTACCGCCAGCACTTCACCAGCTGCAATTTCAAGCCTTCGAATCTTCTCCGGCATGCCGTTTTTATCCAGACCGCCCAGAATAGTGATTTTATCCAGCATTAATTACCTCTCCCAAAATCCACTTTTTTTATAATTCCCATCTGGTGGCTTTTACCAATA from Dehalobacter sp. includes these protein-coding regions:
- a CDS encoding ATP-binding cassette domain-containing protein, giving the protein MLDKITILGGLDKNGMPEKIRRLEIAAGEVLAVVGPTGSGKTQLISDIEQYAEEETLTGRSVLINNQPANKNKDKRSLRYLIAQVSQNMNFVIDMSIEEFLLMHAQVRGIREPAQTIEEVLAITNHLSGEPVTFSTNLTQLSGGQSRALMVADVAIISNAPVVLIDEIENAGIDRLQALEI